The following proteins come from a genomic window of Lolium rigidum isolate FL_2022 chromosome 5, APGP_CSIRO_Lrig_0.1, whole genome shotgun sequence:
- the LOC124654911 gene encoding seipin-2-like, giving the protein MLESLAVLIIKAVAFQVSALIAFITFPVRLLQWWYLFVTDPVGSARRAHDWALGAVGQATGAVAAQLGGGEGVGRVAGRLAWGSLWAVYVCVVLCALLIMAFLGGGLLVGKMVEEPVQVTETLNFDYTKPSPVAFVPVRRLVPPHQRMQLEVSLTLPESDYNRRLGVFQVRAEFLSANGEVVSATSHPCMLKFKSVHMHFIETFFQSFSLLTGYSSESQVIRLKMSGIKEAFEPITGVTIMLEQRAEFSPGAGIPEIYAASLLLEAELPLIKRILWNWRWTLFVWSSMGFFVFELLFALVCCRTCIFPRGGHHAVAP; this is encoded by the exons atGCTCGAGTCCCTGGCCGTGCTCATCATCAAAGCGGTGGCGTTCCAGGTGAGCGCGCTCATCGCCTTCATCACCTTCCCGGTGCGGCTGCTGCAGTGGTGGTACCTCTTCGTCACCGACCCGGTGGGCTCGGCGCGGCGGGCGCACGACTGGGCGCTCGGGGCGGTGGGGCAGGCCACCGGCGCGGTGGCCGCGCAGCTCGGGGGCGGCGAGGGCGTGGGGCGCGTGGCGGGCAGGCTGGCGTGGGGGTCGCTCTGGGCTGTCTACGTCTGCGTGGTTCTCTGCGCGCTGCTCATCATGGCGTTCCTCGGAGGCGGGCTCTTGGTGGGGAAAATGGTGGAGGAGCCCGTTCAGGTGACGGAGACTCTGAATTTTGATTACACCAAGCCGAGCCCTGTGGCGTTCGTGCCCGTGCGGCGGTTGGTGCCGCCGCATCAGCGGATGCAGCTCGAGGTGTCGCTCACGCTGCCCGAGTCGGATTACAACAGGAGGCTCGGCGTTTTCCAG GTAAGGGCAGAGTTTCTATCTGCAAATGGAGAAGTGGTCTCTGCGACGAGCCACCCATGCATGCTGAAGTTCAAGAGTGTCCACATGCATTTCATAGAAACTTTTTTCCAGAGTTTTTCTCTCTTGACGGGCTACTCGTCAGAATCCCAGGTCATCAGACTAAAAATGAGCGGTATCAAGGAGGCTTTTGAACCAATAACAGGAGTGACGATAATGCTCGAGCAGCGAGCCGAGTTTAGTCCTGGTGCAGGCATCCCTGAGATATATGCTGCATCGCTATTGCTTGAGGCTGAGCTTCCTCTGATCAAGAGAATACTCTGGAACTGGAGGTGGACTCTGTTTGTTTGGAGCAGCATGGGGTTCTTCGTTTTTGAGTTGTTGTTTGCCCTTGTTTGTTGTAGAACTTGTATATTTCCCAGGGGTGGGCATCATGCTGTAGCTCCTTAG
- the LOC124657413 gene encoding uncharacterized protein LOC124657413, whose protein sequence is MGQPPPSPRNEDNTPPPPNPGNGDDPWGGGGGYDPPPPPPDNYWTYEDGHPRTEVKSYANGQPYRADYSKPNKIYTCDDDWGKKCIAQCPDLCPKSCYMSCSDCETTCRCVVFPGTSCGDPSFTGGDGITFYFHGRRDQDFCLVSDTNLHINAHFIGNHNPSNDRTFTWIQALGITFGDHRLYVGARKAVEWDEDDDHIEITLDGEPVKVDTVNNARWVSKVLPDLSVKRIDNVNSVKVDLAGVFSISASAVPISDEDSKIHNYGKTMKDSLVHLDLRFKFHSLTNNVDGVLAQTYRMDYINKMNVTAKMPIMGGAPKYLSSGGLFSTDCAVSKFHRNVGGSHFLASAA, encoded by the exons ATGGGTCAGCCACCGCCTTCTCCCCGGAATGAGGACaacactcctcctcctcccaatCCCGGGAATGGGGACGATCCCTGGGGCGGCGGGGGCGGATacgaccctcctcctcctccccctgacAATTACTGGACCTATGAAGACGGTCATCCTCGAACCGAGGTAAAATCCTACGCAAACGGCCAGCCCTACCGCGCTGACTACAGCAAGCCAAACAAAATCTATACATGTGACGATGACTGGGGTAAAAAGTGCATCGCGCAGTGCCCGGATCTCTGCCCCAAGTCCTGCTACATGTCTTGCAGCGATTGCGAGACGACATGCA GGTGTGTAGTATTCCCGGGAACATCGTGTGGTGACCCTAGCTTCACAGGCGGCGACGGCATCACCTTCTACTTCCACGGTAGGAGGGACCAGGACTTCTGCCTCGTCTCTGACACCAATCTCCACATCAACGCCCActtcatcggcaaccacaacccctCCAACGACCGTACCTTCACGTGGATACAAGCACTCGGCATCACCTTCGGCGACCACCGCCTCTACGTCGGCGCTCGCAAGGCCGTCGAgtgggacgaggatgatgaccacATCGAGATCACCCTCGACGGCGAGCCTGTAAAAGTAGACACCGTCAACAACGCTCGGTGGGTGTCCAAGGTCCTCCCCGATCTATCCGTGAAGCGCATAGACAATGTTAACTCTGTCAAGGTGGACCTTGCCGGTGTGTTTAGCATCTCGGCCAGCGCGGTGCCTATCAGCGACGAGGACTCGAAGATCCACAACTATGGCAAGACCATGAAGGACAGCCTCGTGCACCTTGACCTCCGTTTTAAGTTCCATTCTCTCACGAACAACGTCGATGGTGTCCTTGCCCAGACCTACCGGATGGACTACATCAACAAGATGAACGTCACCGCCAAGATGCCAATCATGGGTGGGGCGCCAAAGTACCTCTCATCTGGCGGGCTCTTCTCCACTGATTGCGCCGTCTCCAAGTTCCACCGCAATGTTGGCGGTAGCCATTTCCTTGCCTCGGCAGCGTAA